A genomic region of bacterium contains the following coding sequences:
- a CDS encoding alginate export family protein — translation MRMWRTVAAAFLITLTALPVLAADTGSGTGTAKLNWFGSIRIRPEYNDNLYDVSSLQGEDNITYTSYRVRLGVKAELDNNVSAVIESQYLGQFGEDWTAIRGSQTSSNMSSNAQLFQAYIDAKNIAGQPISVRAGRQTLVLADGWLMGNLDFYGGTSWDGVRVDVDHKRGTFTGFYMKEAELDNPERLMMGLGRGLGYSDMYGLWSTWKLSKKMNLEGGLLYHDDHNTITTPGHPLYRDKRMTYAANFRYEDKTGPFAVLNAAWQRGTGLNAYGDDYADIDAKAWEATLGWKFEVEGNPNKVYFRAAQYGGDKPGTEKNETFDPLFMDFHGRYGLSDFWNGAWGRPAEIGGPYGAYYLQLGFESQLPGGLKLAGMFQNVRRDQRYMVEDRNLGTEFSVAAGYDYGKNLTLSVGFAQVYPGAGLDAELPQPPKSNPTKRLFVSTTVHF, via the coding sequence ATGAGAATGTGGAGGACGGTGGCCGCGGCGTTCCTGATCACGCTGACGGCGCTCCCGGTCCTGGCCGCCGACACCGGAAGCGGCACGGGCACCGCGAAGCTCAACTGGTTCGGCAGCATCCGCATCCGCCCGGAGTACAACGACAACCTGTACGACGTGAGTTCGCTGCAGGGCGAAGACAACATCACCTACACGAGCTACCGCGTCCGCCTCGGCGTCAAGGCCGAGCTGGACAACAACGTCAGCGCCGTCATCGAGTCCCAGTACCTCGGCCAGTTCGGCGAGGACTGGACCGCGATCCGCGGCTCGCAGACGTCCAGCAACATGAGCTCGAACGCGCAGCTGTTCCAGGCGTACATCGACGCCAAGAACATCGCCGGACAGCCGATCAGCGTCCGCGCCGGTCGCCAGACGCTCGTTCTGGCCGACGGCTGGCTCATGGGCAACCTCGACTTCTACGGCGGCACGAGCTGGGACGGCGTGCGCGTGGACGTCGACCACAAGCGCGGCACGTTCACCGGCTTCTACATGAAGGAAGCGGAGCTCGACAACCCCGAGCGGCTCATGATGGGCCTCGGGCGTGGTCTGGGCTACTCCGACATGTACGGCCTGTGGTCCACGTGGAAGCTCTCGAAGAAGATGAACCTCGAGGGCGGCCTCCTCTATCACGACGACCACAACACCATCACGACGCCCGGTCATCCGCTGTACCGCGACAAGCGCATGACCTACGCCGCCAACTTCCGCTACGAAGACAAGACCGGCCCGTTCGCCGTGCTGAACGCCGCTTGGCAGCGCGGAACCGGCCTCAACGCTTACGGCGACGACTACGCCGACATCGACGCGAAGGCTTGGGAAGCCACCCTCGGCTGGAAGTTCGAAGTCGAAGGGAATCCGAACAAGGTCTATTTCCGTGCGGCGCAGTACGGCGGCGACAAGCCGGGCACGGAAAAGAACGAAACCTTCGACCCGCTCTTCATGGACTTCCACGGCCGCTACGGCCTCTCCGACTTCTGGAACGGCGCTTGGGGCCGTCCGGCCGAGATCGGCGGGCCCTACGGCGCGTACTACCTGCAGCTCGGCTTCGAATCCCAGCTCCCCGGCGGCCTGAAGCTCGCCGGGATGTTCCAGAACGTGCGTCGCGACCAGCGCTACATGGTCGAAGACCGGAACCTGGGCACTGAGTTCAGCGTCGCGGCCGGCTACGACTACGGCAAGAACCTCACGCTCAGCGTCGGCTTCGCGCAGGTCTACCCGGGCGCCGGTCTCGACGCCGAGCTGCCGCAGCCGCCGAAGTCGAACCCGACCAAGCGTCTTTTCGTCAGCACGACGGTTCACTTCTGA
- a CDS encoding TonB-dependent receptor, whose protein sequence is MPKALRILVAALLVLPLLFAVTTAPAMAGSTQTGTIRGKVVDDKGQPVPGATILLRSEALIRERATVTDTEGNFFAPGLPTGKYQVLAQMAGYQTAAVITDVQVDKVTPVNLTLKEGEIVETVTVTGGRPVVSKTNTDSTKVVDRKQTDNLPVGRSYQSLIQFAPGVTGGSNPNMLGGTSNSNVYLADGVSIRDPVTGTFGSNMIFDAIEAVDIKLTGVSAEYGQFQGGLTNMITKSGGNTFTGSLRDVISQPNWTKLSSVKTRDLFAPNRALPSGCTGTDCWSYTRPTIQQYDGSASKTSNRIQTTLGGPIVTDSAWFFLAYDKNFSTGSGTSNSGTPWQSFFDGDYAFGKGTWQVSNDHRVQFTYSRDPARTTSNYALQFFGGPWDPSDIDVQEQGGHLWVANWNAIWSPQIVTDVKVAQFQNSFSINPLAEPHTFDGQPRGRTAGNVIFDPTGPVAPAIDMNDSTVYDTNIFSSDPEVRKRSQYEGALTYFLDTKNAGTHTLKVGVDYAKQENVGSSIIQGNALFYFVGTANLENDPFNMANRGYRYYQDFALPSLAGPKNMVTTAYVQDDWQFNQNLAFNIGLRYEKNDNENDVGEKVISDSSFAPRLGVSWDVTGGGKHLVKGTYAQYKAGINLTTLSPFVRAAGGQSSYTQYYNPYWRTPSHAIQWVNIGSVTPDAAASSFAPNLKPQQINEWTVSYEYSFSPELGVSARYVDRKWDKIITVENYYQYDMTDPDNPTPLKRQFIFNNSDAKRSYKAIMLTAEKRFSRNWALYANYTHSKAEGNVTSDSGFDTFQNYANVPQTTLNRYGYLPWDVTHQAKVQGYYQVPLKSERQRLTVGGVINYASGAPYAKNNTAQIVVGPDAYGNQTCAIGTEIWGSEDCGSDQTDKVGVYYEKRGAHRTPSTKSLDLSVNYGYQFTKRVNFEARFDVFNVTNEQELIGVNTTWYPEVTTASQSKTNYLFGFPTTNAQIQGARGYRFQVALTW, encoded by the coding sequence ATGCCGAAAGCTTTGCGCATCCTGGTCGCCGCCCTGCTGGTCCTGCCGCTGCTGTTCGCGGTGACGACCGCTCCGGCGATGGCCGGGTCGACCCAGACCGGCACGATCCGCGGCAAGGTCGTGGACGACAAGGGCCAGCCGGTCCCCGGCGCCACGATCCTGCTGCGTTCGGAAGCCCTGATCCGCGAACGCGCCACCGTCACGGACACCGAGGGCAACTTCTTCGCCCCGGGTCTGCCGACCGGTAAGTACCAGGTCCTGGCCCAGATGGCCGGGTACCAGACCGCGGCCGTGATCACCGACGTCCAGGTGGACAAAGTGACCCCGGTGAACCTCACCCTGAAGGAAGGCGAGATCGTCGAGACGGTCACCGTGACCGGCGGCCGTCCCGTCGTCAGCAAGACCAACACCGACAGCACCAAGGTCGTCGATCGCAAGCAGACCGACAACCTGCCGGTCGGCCGCAGCTACCAGAGCCTGATTCAGTTCGCCCCCGGCGTCACCGGCGGGTCGAACCCGAACATGCTCGGCGGCACCTCGAACTCGAACGTCTACCTCGCCGACGGCGTCAGCATCCGCGACCCCGTAACCGGCACCTTCGGCTCCAACATGATTTTCGACGCCATCGAAGCCGTGGACATCAAGCTGACGGGCGTCTCGGCCGAATACGGCCAGTTCCAGGGCGGCCTGACGAACATGATCACCAAGTCGGGCGGCAACACCTTCACCGGTTCGCTGCGCGACGTCATTTCGCAGCCGAACTGGACGAAGCTGTCGAGCGTCAAGACGCGTGATCTCTTTGCCCCGAATCGCGCGCTGCCCAGCGGGTGCACGGGCACCGATTGCTGGTCGTACACGCGTCCGACGATTCAGCAGTACGACGGTTCGGCGAGCAAGACGTCGAACCGCATTCAGACCACGCTTGGCGGTCCGATCGTGACCGACAGCGCGTGGTTCTTCCTCGCGTACGACAAGAACTTCTCCACGGGCAGCGGCACCTCGAATTCCGGCACGCCGTGGCAGTCGTTCTTCGACGGTGACTATGCCTTCGGTAAGGGCACGTGGCAGGTCAGCAACGACCACCGCGTGCAGTTCACGTATTCCCGGGATCCGGCCCGCACGACGTCCAACTACGCGCTGCAGTTCTTCGGCGGCCCGTGGGATCCGTCGGACATCGACGTGCAGGAGCAGGGCGGCCACCTCTGGGTCGCCAACTGGAACGCGATCTGGAGCCCGCAGATCGTGACCGACGTGAAGGTCGCGCAGTTCCAGAACAGCTTCTCCATCAACCCCTTGGCTGAGCCGCACACGTTCGACGGTCAGCCCCGCGGTCGCACGGCCGGCAACGTTATCTTCGATCCGACCGGGCCGGTCGCCCCCGCGATCGACATGAACGACAGCACTGTTTACGACACGAACATCTTCTCCAGCGATCCCGAAGTCCGGAAGCGCAGCCAGTATGAAGGCGCGCTGACGTATTTCCTTGACACGAAGAACGCTGGAACCCACACGCTGAAGGTCGGCGTGGATTACGCGAAGCAGGAGAATGTCGGCTCCTCGATCATTCAGGGGAATGCCCTGTTCTACTTCGTGGGTACCGCGAACTTGGAAAACGATCCGTTCAACATGGCGAATCGTGGTTACCGCTACTATCAGGACTTCGCGTTGCCGAGTTTGGCCGGGCCGAAGAACATGGTGACCACGGCCTACGTCCAGGACGACTGGCAGTTCAACCAGAACTTGGCCTTCAACATCGGCCTCCGCTACGAGAAGAACGACAACGAGAACGACGTCGGCGAGAAGGTGATTTCGGACAGCTCGTTCGCGCCGCGCCTCGGCGTGTCGTGGGACGTGACGGGCGGCGGCAAGCACCTCGTCAAGGGGACCTACGCGCAGTACAAGGCGGGGATCAACCTCACGACGCTGAGCCCGTTCGTGCGCGCCGCCGGCGGCCAGTCTTCTTACACTCAGTACTACAATCCGTACTGGCGGACCCCGTCGCACGCGATCCAGTGGGTGAATATCGGCTCGGTGACCCCGGATGCGGCGGCGTCGAGCTTTGCGCCGAACCTGAAGCCGCAGCAGATCAACGAGTGGACGGTGAGCTACGAATACTCGTTCTCGCCGGAACTCGGCGTCAGCGCGCGGTACGTCGACCGGAAGTGGGACAAGATCATCACGGTCGAGAACTACTACCAGTATGACATGACGGATCCAGACAACCCGACGCCGCTCAAGCGCCAGTTCATCTTCAACAATTCGGACGCGAAGCGCAGCTACAAGGCGATCATGCTGACGGCGGAGAAGCGGTTCTCGCGGAACTGGGCTCTGTACGCCAACTACACCCACTCGAAGGCCGAAGGCAACGTGACGAGCGACTCTGGTTTCGACACCTTCCAGAATTACGCGAACGTGCCGCAGACCACGCTGAACCGCTATGGCTACCTGCCTTGGGACGTGACGCATCAGGCGAAGGTCCAAGGCTACTATCAGGTCCCGCTGAAGAGTGAGCGTCAGCGTCTTACGGTCGGCGGCGTCATCAACTATGCGAGTGGCGCTCCGTACGCCAAGAACAACACCGCGCAGATCGTGGTTGGACCCGACGCGTACGGCAACCAGACGTGCGCGATCGGAACCGAAATCTGGGGCTCCGAGGACTGCGGGAGCGATCAGACGGACAAGGTGGGCGTCTATTACGAGAAGCGCGGCGCTCACCGGACGCCGAGCACGAAGTCGCTCGACCTTTCGGTGAACTACGGCTACCA